The segment AGTCCATGAGCGCCATCATGGCGCGCGTGGTGCCGTCGAAGAGCATGAAGGCGCGGGTGTGCGGCGGGTTGCCGAAGAGGCGCAGGCCGGTGAGGGTGCCGTCGCCGGCAGCCATCGCGACCCGGAGGCCCTCGAACTCGCCGGGGTTGCGGTCCACGATGCCCTGGAACCGTGTAACTCCCTCATTGTGGGCGCGGATGGCGCGCTCGACGGCGTCGAGGGGCCCGTCGGCGTAGGTGGGATCGGCCCTCAGGGGCCAGAAGTCTTTGTCAGAGAGCAGCAGTACGTCAGGCATAGCCGAAGGAGTATAGCACCGTTGCGGCGGGAGTGGCGCGGCGGACCAGTGGCCGGAAACCCTGCTACACTGCCCGCACTACGATGGAGACTACCGAGCGGGCCGCCACGAGAAGACCGGCGTTGTTTCACGGCTGGTGGATCGTCATCACGTCGATGATGGGCGCAGGCGTGGGGATGGGCATCGGCGGCGTGGGCATCGGCGTGTTCGTGGGGCCGATGACGGACGACCTGGGGTGGTCGCGGGCCGAGATGGGCGGCGTGTTCATCATCCGGGCCATCATCATGGCGGTGCTCGGCCCGCTGATGGGCCCCATCGTCGACCGCAAGCTGGGCGCGCCCGTGCTCTACGTCGGCGGCGGCTTCATAGCCGGCGGCAGCATCATGCTCCTCTCGATGGCCTCGGAGGTCTGGCATTTCTACGTGCTGTTCGGGGTCGGGTGGAGCGTGGGGCAGCTTGCCTTCGCGGGCAACGTGCTCACCGGGCCCATCGTCGCCAAGTGGTTCGTCCGCAAGCGCGGCCGGGCCATGGGCATCTACACCATGGGCATCCCCATCGGCAGCATCATCTTCGTGCCGCTGAACGCCGTGCTGGTGACGACGTTCGGGTGGCAGTCCTCGTGGGTCATCCTGGGCGTTGCGACGTGGCTGCTGACCATCCCCATCGCGGCGCTGACGATGCGGCGGCAGCCGGAGGACATGGGCCTCCACCCCGACGGCGCGCTCACGGCGGAGGACGCGCGGTCGGCGGGCGCGACGACTGCGACGCTATCGAGCGGTCAGAGCCCCATCGACTGGACGCTGACGCAGGCGTTGCGGACGCCCGCCCTGTACCTGCTGATGTTCTCCTTCCTGATGATGGGGCTGGCGATGGGCATCTTCACCATTCACCAGGTGCCGGCAATCACGGACAAGGGCTTTGACCTGGCCGTGGCGAGCATCGTCAGCGTGACACTATCCGTGTGCTCGTTCATCGTGAAGCCGACTGTGGGGTTCCTCTCGGAGCGGTTCTCTCCTCGCTACCTGTGCGCCCTGTGCATGTCGGTGGGCGCGGTGGGCGTGGTGACACTGGGGCTGGCCGAGACGATGCTGTTCCTGTTCGTGTTCGCGGCGTGCTACGGCTTCGGGGCGGGGGCGACGCCGGTGTTCCAGAACGTCATTTGGGCCGACTACTTCGGGCGGCGGTACCTCGGCTCGATCCGGGGGATGATCGCGCCGGTGGCCGCGTTGGGCGGCGGCATCAGCCCCTTCATCGCGGGGTGGATGTTCGACACGACGGGCAGCTACGACTCTGTCCTGGTGACCATGGGCCTCGGCGCATTCCTCGCGGCGGGGTTGATGCTCGTTGCGCGCCCGCCGCGGTTCCGGGCGCCGGCGACGCCTGCAGCGCCGACTGCGTCAGAATAGAGCGCCGGACGCAACAGTTGCCGACCGCGCGCGACGCCCCTAGAATTGGCAGCCGCCGGGCCGTGTCCAGCTATGCGCGGCAAGCGTCTTGCACGAGGGGGCGAGGACGGCCTGCAATCCGCATAAGGAGTGACGGGAAATGGAGATAGCGTTTGGCGACATCAACTACCTGGCGGTGGCGGCCGCGATCATCCTCAACATGGTCCTGGGCGCGCTCTGGTACGGGCCGCTGTTCGGCAAGCCATGGATGGCGCTGAACAACCTGACTATGGAGATGATCAAGGAGCAGGGGAGCCCGATCAAACAGTACGCCGTGGCGGTCATCGCCTCAGTGATCATCTCCATCGCGATCGCCTTCGTCGCCGAGGCGGCGGGCGTCGCGAACGCGGCGGAGGGCGCGATGCTTGGCGCGATCATGAGCGTGGGGCTTGTGGCGACGGCCTTCGGCACGTCCTACATGTTCGAGTCCAAGGCGCTGAGGCACTACCTGATCAACGCGGGCTACCCGGTGGCCGCGGCCGTGCTCATCGGCACGCTGATTGGGGCGTGGCAGTAGACGGAAAGACTCCTCGAAACGCAGATTCTGATGACTGACCTGCTTGTACGAGAAATTCGCCGTGCGCTGGCTGAGAACGCGGATGCCTCCAAGGCTGAGGGGATGCGCGCTTATATGAAGTCGGCGATGCCGTATAGGGGGGTGCAAGCGCCGGCATTGCGCAAGCTCGTCCGCGCGGCCCTCAAGGATCACCCTGCAGACAACAAGGAAGCGTGGGAGTCAGCAGTCCTGGAACTGTGGGACGGCGCCGAATATCGTGAGGAGCGCTACGCCGCCCTGGAAGTGTCCGGGGCCAAGCGTTGCATGCCCTTCCGCACCATCGACACGCTGCCCATGTTCGAGCACATGGTGGTCAGCGGCGCGTGGTGGGACTTCGTCGACGACATCGCCACGCACCGGCTGCGGGAGTTGCTCGAACGCTGCCCCGGCGAGATGGCGCCATCGATGCGGACCTGGAGCCGCGACACCGACATGTGGAAGCGCAGGGCGGCGGTCCTCTGCCAGGTCGGCCGCAAGGAACATACTGACTTGGCATTGTTGTTCGACTGCATTGAGCCAAACCTGTCGGACCGTGATTTCTTCATCCGCAAGGGGATTGGCTGGGCACTTCGCGACCTTGCCTGGAGGGACCTTAAGGTTGTCGAAGATTATGTTGCCCGCAACAGAGGCCGCCTTAGTGCACTCTCATCGCGGGAGGCGCTCAAAAACGCCGGAAAGATACGCAGCGGAGGGCATCTTAGCCGACGGGCCGCTGGATGACGCGGAAGTGGACAGCATGGACCTCCATGCCGTCCATGACCCAGCTCACCTGGTAGTCGCCGAACTTCTGGAAGTTCAGCCCGTACATGCCGTGCACCATACGGTGCGTCCGATAGGTCATGTCCTCGGCGGGCGCGGGCACCTCGGCCGACGTCGAAATGGGCGGGATGACGTCCTGGCCGTCGGCGTCCTGCAGGAACATCTCGAAGGACTTGGTACGGCGGGTCTCGTTGAGGCTGAACCGCAGGCAGAGGACGGCGAAGATCTGGGGATGCTGAGCGGGCACGCTCGGAGCATAGATGGAGTCGATGCCGATGCCCACGGCGGTGAGCTTGGCGCCGGGGTCGGCGTAGTCGCAGAGGAAGGCGTACTCGACGTTCATAGAATTCCTTCCGCATAGCTCTCAAACGCGTAGTTGGCTTCAACAAGTATAACGCCACCCTCACGCCGCCCGCGGCTCCGCGGGCGCCCGCCGACGACGCGGACCGTTGAGGAACGTGCCGACGGGAGTGTGGCGGACGGCGATGTGGTACGAGGCGAGCAGGACCAGCGTGGCGCCGACTGCGATGAGCGCGAACTTCAGGTGCACGCTGACGTCCCAGTCGATCGCCCAGCGCTGCGCTGCGACCACCAGGGGCAGGTGCGCCAGGTAGAGCCAGTAGGACGAATCCGAGACGTAGCGGACCCAGGGGCGTTCCACGACCATCGCCCACCGGAAGAGGCCCATGAGGCCGAAGCACATGAGCCACGTGTAGGCCACCTGCACTGCCGTGCCGGCAAGCCATATCACGCTCGCCGTGCCCGGGTCGCCGTCGTCATACGTCCTCACGGCCGTCCGCAGCACGAATACGGCGAGGGGGTAGAGGCCGAGCAGCGCAGGCACCACGGCGGCAGCCCACCACTTCGGCACGGTGACGGCTCGCTGGTGGAGGAACGCGCCGAAGAGGAAGAACATCGCGTAGTAGGCCAGCACGTGGGGCGCGATGATCAGCCCGGTGCTCGTGTCCGCCCCTATCCAGAGCATGAAGAACTGCGGCAGGGCCACGAGGGGCACGAACGTCCACCACGCCCACCGGTGGGTGAAGGATAGTCCCAGCCGGGCCAGCAGGGCG is part of the Chloroflexota bacterium genome and harbors:
- a CDS encoding MFS transporter; the protein is METTERAATRRPALFHGWWIVITSMMGAGVGMGIGGVGIGVFVGPMTDDLGWSRAEMGGVFIIRAIIMAVLGPLMGPIVDRKLGAPVLYVGGGFIAGGSIMLLSMASEVWHFYVLFGVGWSVGQLAFAGNVLTGPIVAKWFVRKRGRAMGIYTMGIPIGSIIFVPLNAVLVTTFGWQSSWVILGVATWLLTIPIAALTMRRQPEDMGLHPDGALTAEDARSAGATTATLSSGQSPIDWTLTQALRTPALYLLMFSFLMMGLAMGIFTIHQVPAITDKGFDLAVASIVSVTLSVCSFIVKPTVGFLSERFSPRYLCALCMSVGAVGVVTLGLAETMLFLFVFAACYGFGAGATPVFQNVIWADYFGRRYLGSIRGMIAPVAALGGGISPFIAGWMFDTTGSYDSVLVTMGLGAFLAAGLMLVARPPRFRAPATPAAPTASE
- a CDS encoding DUF1761 domain-containing protein; translated protein: MEIAFGDINYLAVAAAIILNMVLGALWYGPLFGKPWMALNNLTMEMIKEQGSPIKQYAVAVIASVIISIAIAFVAEAAGVANAAEGAMLGAIMSVGLVATAFGTSYMFESKALRHYLINAGYPVAAAVLIGTLIGAWQ
- a CDS encoding DNA alkylation repair protein; this translates as MTDLLVREIRRALAENADASKAEGMRAYMKSAMPYRGVQAPALRKLVRAALKDHPADNKEAWESAVLELWDGAEYREERYAALEVSGAKRCMPFRTIDTLPMFEHMVVSGAWWDFVDDIATHRLRELLERCPGEMAPSMRTWSRDTDMWKRRAAVLCQVGRKEHTDLALLFDCIEPNLSDRDFFIRKGIGWALRDLAWRDLKVVEDYVARNRGRLSALSSREALKNAGKIRSGGHLSRRAAG
- a CDS encoding acyltransferase family protein — its product is MAANPSSTPTPEAAQPAPRYHDLDALRATAMLLGIVLHAALFLVPDAWPILDKKASDDLPYDDVVSAIHGFRMPVFFLLSGFFTAMLWQRRGLGGVLRQRLQRVGLPLAVGCVTIVPLSNWVWILVTDYNLAKEFPAETPVAFMAAWVWLLSWLDDFHHLWFLWHLLWLVALFALLARLGLSFTHRWAWWTFVPLVALPQFFMLWIGADTSTGLIIAPHVLAYYAMFFLFGAFLHQRAVTVPKWWAAAVVPALLGLYPLAVFVLRTAVRTYDDGDPGTASVIWLAGTAVQVAYTWLMCFGLMGLFRWAMVVERPWVRYVSDSSYWLYLAHLPLVVAAQRWAIDWDVSVHLKFALIAVGATLVLLASYHIAVRHTPVGTFLNGPRRRRAPAEPRAA